GGCGCTGCTGGCCGAGGCGTTGCAGGCGATGCCGACCAATCTGCGCCGTCGGACGCTGCTGACCTACCTTGGATTCCCTTTCTACGACGTCGCCACGCTGACCCTGATCGGGGGCGACGGGCAGCGCGAGCTCAATCCGGTAAAGGTCGACCGGATCAGCCCGGACGACGCGCGCTCGATCAGGCCGGGCGGAACCCGTTCGACGCTCCGTGGCATCGAATTCTACAATTTCGGTGCATTCTTCAGCCGGGCCTATCGGGAGAACGACTACCTCTGGGGTCGTCTGCACGGGGCGGAGCGGCTAATCGACATCGTGTTGTCGACGATGGAGACCGACAAGGTGAAGGTGGATAGCAAAGCGTGGAAACGCCGCGCTTTCCTTGCCATCCTGGACGAGGAACGCGGTCGTCTGAGAGCCAATCCACGGCTGATTTCCACGATCGAAGCCGAGATCGAGGCACGCCTCGGCCCGGCCTAGCGCGCGTCAGGCGCCGAAGGCGCCCTTCAGCTTGTCGAAGAAGCCACGCGTTTCCGGGCATTCCTCGCCGGTCTCGGTCTCCGCGAACTGCTGCAATATATCCTTCTGCTCGCGGGTGAGCTTGGTCGGAGTCTCCACGACGATCTCCGCTACCAGATCGCCCCGCCCACGCCCTTGCAGAACCGGCATGCCCGCTCCGCGCTTGCGCAGCTGGCGACCCGATTGAATGCCGGCGGGAATGGAAATCTCGTTGGTCGATCCGTCCAGATCGGGAATCGTCACCGTTCCGCCAAGGGCCGCCGTGGTGAAACTGACCGGAACGCGAGCGAGGAGGTTCGTACCCTCGCGCTGGAATACTCCGTGCGCACGGACGTGAATGAAGATGTAGAGGTCGCCAGGCGGCGCGCCGCGAGGCCCGGCCTCGCCCTTGCCGGACAAGCGGATGCGCGTGCCGGTATCGACGCCCGGCGGGACCTCGACCGTGATAGCCTGCTCGCGATCCACACGGCCCTCGCCCCGGCAGTCGTGGCAAGGTTCCTCAAGCACTTCGCCGCGACCGTTGCAATTGGGACAGGGCCGCTCGACCACGAACAGCCCCTGCTGCGCGCGCACCTTGCCGAAACCCTTGCACAGATTGCAGCCACGCGTGCCGGTGCCCGGTGCCGCACCCGATCCGTCACAGGTCTCGCAGGTCTGCGACACCTCGATCTCGATCTGCGTATCCTTCCCGTGGAACGCCTCTTCGAGCGTAATTTCCATATCGTAGCGCAGGTCCGCACCGCGGCGCGGCTGCTGCCGCCCACCGCCACCTCCGAACGCGCTGCCGAAGATGGTTTCGAAAATGTCGCCGATATCGGCGAAGTCTGCGCCGGCGCGACCGCCGCCGAAGCCGCCACCGGGTCCGCCCTGCTGGAAGGCTGCATGGCCATACTGGTCGTAAGCGGCGCGCTTCTGCGGGTCCTTCAGTACCTCGTAGGCTGCGCTGCACGCCTTGAACTGCGCCTCCGCCTCGGCATCTCCCGGATTGCGGTCCGGATGATACTTCATCGCCATCTTGCGATAGGCGGATTTGATCGTGCCGCCGTCCGCATCGCGCGTGACGCCCAGCAATTCGTAGAAATCGTATTCGGTTGCCGACATGGTGCCTTCCCGTCCGTCAAAAACCTGACCGCCACCGATGCCCTACCTTTTCAGGCAGCGGGCACCGGTGGCGGCGATGGTTCTCACCAGAACTGTCAGCCCTTATTTTCGTCGTCGACTTCGGAGAACTCGGCGTCGACGACATCTTCGTCGGTACCGCTCTCGCTGCCCGCCGCGGCACCGTCGTTGGGCGCATCGGCGGAAGCGTTCGATTGCTCCTGCTCGTAGATCTGCTGACCCATCTTCATCGCGACTTCGGTCAGTTCCTGCGCCTTGCCGTTGATCGCTTCCGCATCGTCACCTTCGAGCGCGGTCTTCACCTCGGCGATCTTGGCCTCGACGTCGGACTTCAGCCCCGCGTCGATCTTGTCGCCATGCTCGTCGATCTGCTTCTGCGTCGCGTGGACCAGGCTGTCTGCCTGGTTGCGGGCTTCGGCAGAGGCGCGACGCTTCTTGTCCTCCTCGGCGAACTTCTCCGCGTCCTGCACCATCTGGTCGATGTCGGAATCGGACAGACCGCCGGAGGCCTGGATCTTGATCGTCTGCTCCTTGCCCGTGCCCTTGTCCTTCGCGGACACATTGACGATGCCGTTCGCGTCGATGTCGAAGGTCACCTCGATCTGCGGCACGCCGCGCGGGGCGGGGGGAATGCCGACGAGGTCGAAATTGCCCAGCAGCTTGTTGTCCGCCGCCATCTCGCGCTCGCCCTGGAAGACGCGGATCGTCACCGCATTCTGGTTATCTTCCGCAGTCGAGTAGGTCTGGCTCTTCTTGGTCGGGATCGTCGTGTTGCGATCGATCATCCGGGTGAAGACACCGCCCAGCGTCTCGATACCCAGCGACAGCGGGGTCACGTCGAGCAGCAGCACGTCCTTGACGTCGCCCTGCAGAACGCCCGCCTGGATCGCCGCGCCCATGGCCACGACCTCGTCGGGGTTGACGCCGGTGTGCGGCTTCTTGCCGAAGAACTCCTCGACCACTTCGCGCACCTTGGGCATGCGGGTCATGCCGCCGACCAGGATCACCTCGTCGATGCCGCCCTTGTCGACACCGGCATCGGCCAGTGCCTTCTTACAGGGT
Above is a genomic segment from Erythrobacter sp. 3-20A1M containing:
- the dnaK gene encoding molecular chaperone DnaK, with the protein product MAKVIGIDLGTTNSCVAVMDGGKPKVIENSEGARTTPSITAFTKDGERLIGQPAKRQAVTNPDNTLFAIKRLIGRRYDDPLTQKDQKLVPYDIVKGKNGDAWVEAGGEEYSPSQISAFILQKMKETAESYLGETVAQAVITVPAYFNDAQRQATKDAGQIAGLEVLRIINEPTAAALAYGLDKDDGKTIAVYDLGGGTFDISVLEIGDGVFEVKSTNGDTFLGGEDFDSAIVEYLADEFKKKENMDLRTDKLALQRLKEAAEKAKIELSSAAQTEVNLPFITARMEGGSSTPLHLVETITRSKLEQLVGDLIKRTLEPCKKALADAGVDKGGIDEVILVGGMTRMPKVREVVEEFFGKKPHTGVNPDEVVAMGAAIQAGVLQGDVKDVLLLDVTPLSLGIETLGGVFTRMIDRNTTIPTKKSQTYSTAEDNQNAVTIRVFQGEREMAADNKLLGNFDLVGIPPAPRGVPQIEVTFDIDANGIVNVSAKDKGTGKEQTIKIQASGGLSDSDIDQMVQDAEKFAEEDKKRRASAEARNQADSLVHATQKQIDEHGDKIDAGLKSDVEAKIAEVKTALEGDDAEAINGKAQELTEVAMKMGQQIYEQEQSNASADAPNDGAAAGSESGTDEDVVDAEFSEVDDENKG
- the dnaJ gene encoding molecular chaperone DnaJ; the protein is MSATEYDFYELLGVTRDADGGTIKSAYRKMAMKYHPDRNPGDAEAEAQFKACSAAYEVLKDPQKRAAYDQYGHAAFQQGGPGGGFGGGRAGADFADIGDIFETIFGSAFGGGGGRQQPRRGADLRYDMEITLEEAFHGKDTQIEIEVSQTCETCDGSGAAPGTGTRGCNLCKGFGKVRAQQGLFVVERPCPNCNGRGEVLEEPCHDCRGEGRVDREQAITVEVPPGVDTGTRIRLSGKGEAGPRGAPPGDLYIFIHVRAHGVFQREGTNLLARVPVSFTTAALGGTVTIPDLDGSTNEISIPAGIQSGRQLRKRGAGMPVLQGRGRGDLVAEIVVETPTKLTREQKDILQQFAETETGEECPETRGFFDKLKGAFGA